From a region of the Drosophila ananassae strain 14024-0371.13 chromosome XL, ASM1763931v2, whole genome shotgun sequence genome:
- the LOC6504766 gene encoding amyloid-beta-like protein isoform X5, with protein sequence MCAALRRNLLLRSLWVVLAIGTAQVQAASPRWEPQIAVLCEAGQVYQPQYLSEEGRWVTDLTKKTTGATCLRDKMDLLDYCKKAYPTRDITNIVESSHYQKIGGWCRQGALNAAKCKGSHRWIKPFRCLEGPFQSDALLVPEGCLFDHIHNASRCWPFVRWNQTGAAACQERGMQMRSFAMLLPCGISVFSGVEFVCCPKHFKTDEIHVKKTDLPVMPPAQITSANDDLMVNDEDESNESNYSKDGNDDDLDDEDDLMGDDEEDEMVADEAAAAGGGGGGNAGSSGDANSGSLDDINAEYDSGEEGDNYEEDGAGSEGESDGGDTWDQSGAGAKPMANLKVSGGSSSSSADKVPIKSDNPVTSTPQLSVAAAAAANAGSGSGSGSGSGSAGLPPSTAQPTSDPYFTHFDPHYEHQSYKVSQKEAQQRLEESHREKVTRVMKDWSDLEEKYQDMRLADPKAAQSFKQRMTARFQALEEEGNAEKHQLAAMHQQRVLAHINQRKREAMTCYTQALTEQPPNAHHVEKCLQKLLRALHKDRAHALAHYRHLLNSGGPGGLEAAASERPRTLERLIDIDRAVNQSMTMLKRYPELSAKIAQLMNDYILALRSKDDIPGSSLGMSEEAEAGILDKYRVEIERKVAEKERLRLAEKQRKEQRAAEREKLREEKLRMEAKKVDDMLKSQAAEQQQQQQQSQSPSQTPASSAASIQSSSQSQQEKILSSKEVGIDGGVVTAANLNLETTKSEKELSDTEYAEATVSSTKVQTVLPTVDDDAVQRAVEDVAAAVAHQEAEPQVQHFMTHDLGHRESSFSLRREFSHNAHAPKEGRNVYFTLSFAGIALMAAVFVGVAVAKWRTSRSPHAQGFIEVDQNVTTHHPIVQEEKIVPNMQINGYENPTYKYFEVKE encoded by the exons GCCTATCCGACCCGCGATATAACCAACATTGTGGAATCATCTCACTACCAGAAGATCGGAGGCTGGTGCCGCCAGGGCGCCTTGAACGCCGCCAAGTGCAAGGGCTCGCACCGCTGGATCAAGCCGTTCCGCTGTCTCG AAGGACCATTCCAATCGGACGCCCTGCTGGTGCCGGAGGGCTGCCTCTTCGACCACATCCACAACGCGTCCAGGTGCTGGCCGTTCGTGAGGTGGAACCAGACCGGAGCAGCTGCCTGCCAGGAGCGGGGCATGCAGATGCGCAGCTTCGCCATGCTCCTGCCCTGCGGCATATCCGTCTTCTCCGGCGTTGAGTTCGTCTGCTGTCCCAAGCACTTCAAGA CCGATGAGATCCACGTGAAGAAGACCGACTTGCCCGTAATGCCACCGGCCCAGATCACCAGTGCCAACGACGACCTGATGGTCAATGACGAGGACGAAAGCAACGAGTCCAACTACTCGAAGGACGGCAACGACGACGACCTGGACGACGAGGACGATCTGATGGGCGATGACGAGGAGGACGAGATGGTGGCCGATGAGGCGGCTGCGGCgggtggcggtggtggtggcaaTGCCGGATCCTCCGGTGACGCCAACAGCGGTTCCCTGGACGACATCAATGCGGAGTACGACAGCGGCGAGGAGGGCGATAACTACGAGGAGGATGGCGCCGGATCTGAGGGCGAATCCGATGGTGGCGACACCTGGGACCAGAGCGGTGCTGGCGCCAAGCCGATGGCCAATCTGAAGGTTAGCGGCGGCTCCTCCTCATCCTCGGCGGACAAGGTGCCCATTAAGTCAGATAACCCAGTGACCTCCACTCCCCAGCTGTCGGTGGCCGCCGCTGCGGCTGCCAATGCCGGTTCCGGATCAGGATCCGGCTCCGGTTCCGGTTCTGCCGGTCTGCCGCCGTCCACCGCCCAGCCGACCTCCGATCCGTACTTCACCCACTTCGATCCCCACTACGAGCACCAGAGCTACAAAGTAAGTCAGAAA GAAGCCCAACAGCGCCTCGAGGAGTCGCACCGCGAGAAGGTCACGCGGGTGATGAAGGACTGGTCGGATCTGGAGGAGAAGTATCAGGATATGCGACTCGCCGATCCCAAGGCGGCACAATCCTTCAAGCAGCGGATGACGGCCCGCTTCCAG GCACTCGAGGAGGAAGGCAACGCCGAGAAGCACCAGCTGGCCGCCATGCACCAGCAACGTGTCCTGGCCCACATCAACCAGAGGAAGCGGGAGGCCATGACCTGCTATACCCAGGCCCTAACCGAACAGCCGCCCAAT GCCCACCATGTTGAGAAGTGCTTGCAGAAGTTGCTCCGTGCCTTGCACAAGGATCGGGCCCATGCTCTGGCACACTACCGCCACCTGTTGAACAGCGGAGGACCGGGTGGCCTGGAGGCTGCCGCTTCGGAGCGTCCCAGGACCCTGGAACGATTAATCGATATCGATAGGGCGGTGAACCAATCGATGACCATGCTGAAACGCTATCCGGAACTATCGGCCAAGATCGCCCAGTTGATGAACGATTATATCCTGGCATTGCGCAGCAAGGACGATATTCCCGGATCGTCGCTGGGCATGAGCGAGGAGGCGGAGGCTGGCATTCTGGACAAGTACCGTGTGGAGATCGAGCGCAAGGTGGCCGAGAAGGAGCGCCTCCGTCTGGCCGAGAAACAGCGCAAGGAGCAGCGGGCCGCCGAGCGGGAGAAGCTGCGCGAGGAGAAGCTCCGCATGGAGGCCAAGAAGGTGGACGATATGCTCAAGTCGCAGGCGGccgagcagcaacagcagcagcagcagtcccAGTCACCATCCCAGACCCCAGCCTCGTCCGCCGCCTCCATCCAGTCGTCGTCCCAGTCGCAGCAGGAGAAGATCCTTAGCAGCAAGGAGGTGGGCATCGATGGTGGAGTCGTCACTGCTGCTAACTTGAATCTGGAGACCACCAAGAGCGAGAAGGAGCTCTCGGACACTGAGTATGCCGAGGCTACTGTTAG CAGCACCAAGGTGCAGACCGTACTGCCGACGGTCGATGATGATGCCGTCCAGCGGGCGGTGGAGGATGTGGCAGCCGCCGTCGCTCATCAGGAGGCCGAGCCGCAGGTGCAGCACTTCATGACCCATGACCTGGGCCACCGCGAATCG AGCTTCTCGCTGCGCCGCGAATTCTCCCATAATGCGCACGCGCCCAAGGAGGGACGCAATGTCTATTTTACGCTCTCCTTTGCCGGCATCGCCCTAATGGCGGCTGTCTTTGTGGGCGTGGCCGTTGCCAAGTGGCGGACATCACGTTCGCCGCACGCCCAGGGCTTCATTGAGGTGGATCAG AATGTGACCACACACCATCCCATCGTGCAGGAGGAGAAGATCGTGCCCAATATGCAGATCAATGGGTACGAGAATCCGACCTACAAATATTTCGAAGTGAAAGAGTAA
- the LOC6504766 gene encoding amyloid-beta-like protein isoform X3: MCAALRRNLLLRSLWVVLAIGTAQVQAASPRWEPQIAVLCEAGQVYQPQYLSEEGRWVTDLTKKTTGATCLRDKMDLLDYCKKAYPTRDITNIVESSHYQKIGGWCRQGALNAAKCKGSHRWIKPFRCLEGPFQSDALLVPEGCLFDHIHNASRCWPFVRWNQTGAAACQERGMQMRSFAMLLPCGISVFSGVEFVCCPKHFKTDEIHVKKTDLPVMPPAQITSANDDLMVNDEDESNESNYSKDGNDDDLDDEDDLMGDDEEDEMVADEAAAAGGGGGGNAGSSGDANSGSLDDINAEYDSGEEGDNYEEDGAGSEGESDGGDTWDQSGAGAKPMANLKVSGGSSSSSADKVPIKSDNPVTSTPQLSVAAAAAANAGSGSGSGSGSGSAGLPPSTAQPTSDPYFTHFDPHYEHQSYKVSQKEAQQRLEESHREKVTRVMKDWSDLEEKYQDMRLADPKAAQSFKQRMTARFQTSVQALEEEGNAEKHQLAAMHQQRVLAHINQRKREAMTCYTQALTEQPPNAHHVEKCLQKLLRALHKDRAHALAHYRHLLNSGGPGGLEAAASERPRTLERLIDIDRAVNQSMTMLKRYPELSAKIAQLMNDYILALRSKDDIPGSSLGMSEEAEAGILDKYRVEIERKVAEKERLRLAEKQRKEQRAAEREKLREEKLRMEAKKVDDMLKSQAAEQQQQQQQSQSPSQTPASSAASIQSSSQSQQEKILSSKEVGIDGGVVTAANLNLETTKSEKELSDTEYAEATVSTKVQTVLPTVDDDAVQRAVEDVAAAVAHQEAEPQVQHFMTHDLGHRESSFSLRREFSHNAHAPKEGRNVYFTLSFAGIALMAAVFVGVAVAKWRTSRSPHAQGFIEVDQNVTTHHPIVQEEKIVPNMQINGYENPTYKYFEVKE, from the exons GCCTATCCGACCCGCGATATAACCAACATTGTGGAATCATCTCACTACCAGAAGATCGGAGGCTGGTGCCGCCAGGGCGCCTTGAACGCCGCCAAGTGCAAGGGCTCGCACCGCTGGATCAAGCCGTTCCGCTGTCTCG AAGGACCATTCCAATCGGACGCCCTGCTGGTGCCGGAGGGCTGCCTCTTCGACCACATCCACAACGCGTCCAGGTGCTGGCCGTTCGTGAGGTGGAACCAGACCGGAGCAGCTGCCTGCCAGGAGCGGGGCATGCAGATGCGCAGCTTCGCCATGCTCCTGCCCTGCGGCATATCCGTCTTCTCCGGCGTTGAGTTCGTCTGCTGTCCCAAGCACTTCAAGA CCGATGAGATCCACGTGAAGAAGACCGACTTGCCCGTAATGCCACCGGCCCAGATCACCAGTGCCAACGACGACCTGATGGTCAATGACGAGGACGAAAGCAACGAGTCCAACTACTCGAAGGACGGCAACGACGACGACCTGGACGACGAGGACGATCTGATGGGCGATGACGAGGAGGACGAGATGGTGGCCGATGAGGCGGCTGCGGCgggtggcggtggtggtggcaaTGCCGGATCCTCCGGTGACGCCAACAGCGGTTCCCTGGACGACATCAATGCGGAGTACGACAGCGGCGAGGAGGGCGATAACTACGAGGAGGATGGCGCCGGATCTGAGGGCGAATCCGATGGTGGCGACACCTGGGACCAGAGCGGTGCTGGCGCCAAGCCGATGGCCAATCTGAAGGTTAGCGGCGGCTCCTCCTCATCCTCGGCGGACAAGGTGCCCATTAAGTCAGATAACCCAGTGACCTCCACTCCCCAGCTGTCGGTGGCCGCCGCTGCGGCTGCCAATGCCGGTTCCGGATCAGGATCCGGCTCCGGTTCCGGTTCTGCCGGTCTGCCGCCGTCCACCGCCCAGCCGACCTCCGATCCGTACTTCACCCACTTCGATCCCCACTACGAGCACCAGAGCTACAAAGTAAGTCAGAAA GAAGCCCAACAGCGCCTCGAGGAGTCGCACCGCGAGAAGGTCACGCGGGTGATGAAGGACTGGTCGGATCTGGAGGAGAAGTATCAGGATATGCGACTCGCCGATCCCAAGGCGGCACAATCCTTCAAGCAGCGGATGACGGCCCGCTTCCAG ACTTCTGTTCAGGCACTCGAGGAGGAAGGCAACGCCGAGAAGCACCAGCTGGCCGCCATGCACCAGCAACGTGTCCTGGCCCACATCAACCAGAGGAAGCGGGAGGCCATGACCTGCTATACCCAGGCCCTAACCGAACAGCCGCCCAAT GCCCACCATGTTGAGAAGTGCTTGCAGAAGTTGCTCCGTGCCTTGCACAAGGATCGGGCCCATGCTCTGGCACACTACCGCCACCTGTTGAACAGCGGAGGACCGGGTGGCCTGGAGGCTGCCGCTTCGGAGCGTCCCAGGACCCTGGAACGATTAATCGATATCGATAGGGCGGTGAACCAATCGATGACCATGCTGAAACGCTATCCGGAACTATCGGCCAAGATCGCCCAGTTGATGAACGATTATATCCTGGCATTGCGCAGCAAGGACGATATTCCCGGATCGTCGCTGGGCATGAGCGAGGAGGCGGAGGCTGGCATTCTGGACAAGTACCGTGTGGAGATCGAGCGCAAGGTGGCCGAGAAGGAGCGCCTCCGTCTGGCCGAGAAACAGCGCAAGGAGCAGCGGGCCGCCGAGCGGGAGAAGCTGCGCGAGGAGAAGCTCCGCATGGAGGCCAAGAAGGTGGACGATATGCTCAAGTCGCAGGCGGccgagcagcaacagcagcagcagcagtcccAGTCACCATCCCAGACCCCAGCCTCGTCCGCCGCCTCCATCCAGTCGTCGTCCCAGTCGCAGCAGGAGAAGATCCTTAGCAGCAAGGAGGTGGGCATCGATGGTGGAGTCGTCACTGCTGCTAACTTGAATCTGGAGACCACCAAGAGCGAGAAGGAGCTCTCGGACACTGAGTATGCCGAGGCTACTGTTAG CACCAAGGTGCAGACCGTACTGCCGACGGTCGATGATGATGCCGTCCAGCGGGCGGTGGAGGATGTGGCAGCCGCCGTCGCTCATCAGGAGGCCGAGCCGCAGGTGCAGCACTTCATGACCCATGACCTGGGCCACCGCGAATCG AGCTTCTCGCTGCGCCGCGAATTCTCCCATAATGCGCACGCGCCCAAGGAGGGACGCAATGTCTATTTTACGCTCTCCTTTGCCGGCATCGCCCTAATGGCGGCTGTCTTTGTGGGCGTGGCCGTTGCCAAGTGGCGGACATCACGTTCGCCGCACGCCCAGGGCTTCATTGAGGTGGATCAG AATGTGACCACACACCATCCCATCGTGCAGGAGGAGAAGATCGTGCCCAATATGCAGATCAATGGGTACGAGAATCCGACCTACAAATATTTCGAAGTGAAAGAGTAA
- the LOC6504766 gene encoding amyloid-beta-like protein isoform X7, protein MCAALRRNLLLRSLWVVLAIGTAQVQAASPRWEPQIAVLCEAGQVYQPQYLSEEGRWVTDLTKKTTGATCLRDKMDLLDYCKKAYPTRDITNIVESSHYQKIGGWCRQGALNAAKCKGSHRWIKPFRCLGPFQSDALLVPEGCLFDHIHNASRCWPFVRWNQTGAAACQERGMQMRSFAMLLPCGISVFSGVEFVCCPKHFKTDEIHVKKTDLPVMPPAQITSANDDLMVNDEDESNESNYSKDGNDDDLDDEDDLMGDDEEDEMVADEAAAAGGGGGGNAGSSGDANSGSLDDINAEYDSGEEGDNYEEDGAGSEGESDGGDTWDQSGAGAKPMANLKVSGGSSSSSADKVPIKSDNPVTSTPQLSVAAAAAANAGSGSGSGSGSGSAGLPPSTAQPTSDPYFTHFDPHYEHQSYKVSQKRLEESHREKVTRVMKDWSDLEEKYQDMRLADPKAAQSFKQRMTARFQTSVQALEEEGNAEKHQLAAMHQQRVLAHINQRKREAMTCYTQALTEQPPNAHHVEKCLQKLLRALHKDRAHALAHYRHLLNSGGPGGLEAAASERPRTLERLIDIDRAVNQSMTMLKRYPELSAKIAQLMNDYILALRSKDDIPGSSLGMSEEAEAGILDKYRVEIERKVAEKERLRLAEKQRKEQRAAEREKLREEKLRMEAKKVDDMLKSQAAEQQQQQQQSQSPSQTPASSAASIQSSSQSQQEKILSSKEVGIDGGVVTAANLNLETTKSEKELSDTEYAEATVSSTKVQTVLPTVDDDAVQRAVEDVAAAVAHQEAEPQVQHFMTHDLGHRESSFSLRREFSHNAHAPKEGRNVYFTLSFAGIALMAAVFVGVAVAKWRTSRSPHAQGFIEVDQNVTTHHPIVQEEKIVPNMQINGYENPTYKYFEVKE, encoded by the exons GCCTATCCGACCCGCGATATAACCAACATTGTGGAATCATCTCACTACCAGAAGATCGGAGGCTGGTGCCGCCAGGGCGCCTTGAACGCCGCCAAGTGCAAGGGCTCGCACCGCTGGATCAAGCCGTTCCGCTGTCTCG GACCATTCCAATCGGACGCCCTGCTGGTGCCGGAGGGCTGCCTCTTCGACCACATCCACAACGCGTCCAGGTGCTGGCCGTTCGTGAGGTGGAACCAGACCGGAGCAGCTGCCTGCCAGGAGCGGGGCATGCAGATGCGCAGCTTCGCCATGCTCCTGCCCTGCGGCATATCCGTCTTCTCCGGCGTTGAGTTCGTCTGCTGTCCCAAGCACTTCAAGA CCGATGAGATCCACGTGAAGAAGACCGACTTGCCCGTAATGCCACCGGCCCAGATCACCAGTGCCAACGACGACCTGATGGTCAATGACGAGGACGAAAGCAACGAGTCCAACTACTCGAAGGACGGCAACGACGACGACCTGGACGACGAGGACGATCTGATGGGCGATGACGAGGAGGACGAGATGGTGGCCGATGAGGCGGCTGCGGCgggtggcggtggtggtggcaaTGCCGGATCCTCCGGTGACGCCAACAGCGGTTCCCTGGACGACATCAATGCGGAGTACGACAGCGGCGAGGAGGGCGATAACTACGAGGAGGATGGCGCCGGATCTGAGGGCGAATCCGATGGTGGCGACACCTGGGACCAGAGCGGTGCTGGCGCCAAGCCGATGGCCAATCTGAAGGTTAGCGGCGGCTCCTCCTCATCCTCGGCGGACAAGGTGCCCATTAAGTCAGATAACCCAGTGACCTCCACTCCCCAGCTGTCGGTGGCCGCCGCTGCGGCTGCCAATGCCGGTTCCGGATCAGGATCCGGCTCCGGTTCCGGTTCTGCCGGTCTGCCGCCGTCCACCGCCCAGCCGACCTCCGATCCGTACTTCACCCACTTCGATCCCCACTACGAGCACCAGAGCTACAAAGTAAGTCAGAAA CGCCTCGAGGAGTCGCACCGCGAGAAGGTCACGCGGGTGATGAAGGACTGGTCGGATCTGGAGGAGAAGTATCAGGATATGCGACTCGCCGATCCCAAGGCGGCACAATCCTTCAAGCAGCGGATGACGGCCCGCTTCCAG ACTTCTGTTCAGGCACTCGAGGAGGAAGGCAACGCCGAGAAGCACCAGCTGGCCGCCATGCACCAGCAACGTGTCCTGGCCCACATCAACCAGAGGAAGCGGGAGGCCATGACCTGCTATACCCAGGCCCTAACCGAACAGCCGCCCAAT GCCCACCATGTTGAGAAGTGCTTGCAGAAGTTGCTCCGTGCCTTGCACAAGGATCGGGCCCATGCTCTGGCACACTACCGCCACCTGTTGAACAGCGGAGGACCGGGTGGCCTGGAGGCTGCCGCTTCGGAGCGTCCCAGGACCCTGGAACGATTAATCGATATCGATAGGGCGGTGAACCAATCGATGACCATGCTGAAACGCTATCCGGAACTATCGGCCAAGATCGCCCAGTTGATGAACGATTATATCCTGGCATTGCGCAGCAAGGACGATATTCCCGGATCGTCGCTGGGCATGAGCGAGGAGGCGGAGGCTGGCATTCTGGACAAGTACCGTGTGGAGATCGAGCGCAAGGTGGCCGAGAAGGAGCGCCTCCGTCTGGCCGAGAAACAGCGCAAGGAGCAGCGGGCCGCCGAGCGGGAGAAGCTGCGCGAGGAGAAGCTCCGCATGGAGGCCAAGAAGGTGGACGATATGCTCAAGTCGCAGGCGGccgagcagcaacagcagcagcagcagtcccAGTCACCATCCCAGACCCCAGCCTCGTCCGCCGCCTCCATCCAGTCGTCGTCCCAGTCGCAGCAGGAGAAGATCCTTAGCAGCAAGGAGGTGGGCATCGATGGTGGAGTCGTCACTGCTGCTAACTTGAATCTGGAGACCACCAAGAGCGAGAAGGAGCTCTCGGACACTGAGTATGCCGAGGCTACTGTTAG CAGCACCAAGGTGCAGACCGTACTGCCGACGGTCGATGATGATGCCGTCCAGCGGGCGGTGGAGGATGTGGCAGCCGCCGTCGCTCATCAGGAGGCCGAGCCGCAGGTGCAGCACTTCATGACCCATGACCTGGGCCACCGCGAATCG AGCTTCTCGCTGCGCCGCGAATTCTCCCATAATGCGCACGCGCCCAAGGAGGGACGCAATGTCTATTTTACGCTCTCCTTTGCCGGCATCGCCCTAATGGCGGCTGTCTTTGTGGGCGTGGCCGTTGCCAAGTGGCGGACATCACGTTCGCCGCACGCCCAGGGCTTCATTGAGGTGGATCAG AATGTGACCACACACCATCCCATCGTGCAGGAGGAGAAGATCGTGCCCAATATGCAGATCAATGGGTACGAGAATCCGACCTACAAATATTTCGAAGTGAAAGAGTAA
- the LOC6504766 gene encoding amyloid-beta-like protein isoform X1: MCAALRRNLLLRSLWVVLAIGTAQVQAASPRWEPQIAVLCEAGQVYQPQYLSEEGRWVTDLTKKTTGATCLRDKMDLLDYCKKAYPTRDITNIVESSHYQKIGGWCRQGALNAAKCKGSHRWIKPFRCLEGPFQSDALLVPEGCLFDHIHNASRCWPFVRWNQTGAAACQERGMQMRSFAMLLPCGISVFSGVEFVCCPKHFKTDEIHVKKTDLPVMPPAQITSANDDLMVNDEDESNESNYSKDGNDDDLDDEDDLMGDDEEDEMVADEAAAAGGGGGGNAGSSGDANSGSLDDINAEYDSGEEGDNYEEDGAGSEGESDGGDTWDQSGAGAKPMANLKVSGGSSSSSADKVPIKSDNPVTSTPQLSVAAAAAANAGSGSGSGSGSGSAGLPPSTAQPTSDPYFTHFDPHYEHQSYKVSQKEAQQRLEESHREKVTRVMKDWSDLEEKYQDMRLADPKAAQSFKQRMTARFQTSVQALEEEGNAEKHQLAAMHQQRVLAHINQRKREAMTCYTQALTEQPPNAHHVEKCLQKLLRALHKDRAHALAHYRHLLNSGGPGGLEAAASERPRTLERLIDIDRAVNQSMTMLKRYPELSAKIAQLMNDYILALRSKDDIPGSSLGMSEEAEAGILDKYRVEIERKVAEKERLRLAEKQRKEQRAAEREKLREEKLRMEAKKVDDMLKSQAAEQQQQQQQSQSPSQTPASSAASIQSSSQSQQEKILSSKEVGIDGGVVTAANLNLETTKSEKELSDTEYAEATVSSTKVQTVLPTVDDDAVQRAVEDVAAAVAHQEAEPQVQHFMTHDLGHRESSFSLRREFSHNAHAPKEGRNVYFTLSFAGIALMAAVFVGVAVAKWRTSRSPHAQGFIEVDQNVTTHHPIVQEEKIVPNMQINGYENPTYKYFEVKE; encoded by the exons GCCTATCCGACCCGCGATATAACCAACATTGTGGAATCATCTCACTACCAGAAGATCGGAGGCTGGTGCCGCCAGGGCGCCTTGAACGCCGCCAAGTGCAAGGGCTCGCACCGCTGGATCAAGCCGTTCCGCTGTCTCG AAGGACCATTCCAATCGGACGCCCTGCTGGTGCCGGAGGGCTGCCTCTTCGACCACATCCACAACGCGTCCAGGTGCTGGCCGTTCGTGAGGTGGAACCAGACCGGAGCAGCTGCCTGCCAGGAGCGGGGCATGCAGATGCGCAGCTTCGCCATGCTCCTGCCCTGCGGCATATCCGTCTTCTCCGGCGTTGAGTTCGTCTGCTGTCCCAAGCACTTCAAGA CCGATGAGATCCACGTGAAGAAGACCGACTTGCCCGTAATGCCACCGGCCCAGATCACCAGTGCCAACGACGACCTGATGGTCAATGACGAGGACGAAAGCAACGAGTCCAACTACTCGAAGGACGGCAACGACGACGACCTGGACGACGAGGACGATCTGATGGGCGATGACGAGGAGGACGAGATGGTGGCCGATGAGGCGGCTGCGGCgggtggcggtggtggtggcaaTGCCGGATCCTCCGGTGACGCCAACAGCGGTTCCCTGGACGACATCAATGCGGAGTACGACAGCGGCGAGGAGGGCGATAACTACGAGGAGGATGGCGCCGGATCTGAGGGCGAATCCGATGGTGGCGACACCTGGGACCAGAGCGGTGCTGGCGCCAAGCCGATGGCCAATCTGAAGGTTAGCGGCGGCTCCTCCTCATCCTCGGCGGACAAGGTGCCCATTAAGTCAGATAACCCAGTGACCTCCACTCCCCAGCTGTCGGTGGCCGCCGCTGCGGCTGCCAATGCCGGTTCCGGATCAGGATCCGGCTCCGGTTCCGGTTCTGCCGGTCTGCCGCCGTCCACCGCCCAGCCGACCTCCGATCCGTACTTCACCCACTTCGATCCCCACTACGAGCACCAGAGCTACAAAGTAAGTCAGAAA GAAGCCCAACAGCGCCTCGAGGAGTCGCACCGCGAGAAGGTCACGCGGGTGATGAAGGACTGGTCGGATCTGGAGGAGAAGTATCAGGATATGCGACTCGCCGATCCCAAGGCGGCACAATCCTTCAAGCAGCGGATGACGGCCCGCTTCCAG ACTTCTGTTCAGGCACTCGAGGAGGAAGGCAACGCCGAGAAGCACCAGCTGGCCGCCATGCACCAGCAACGTGTCCTGGCCCACATCAACCAGAGGAAGCGGGAGGCCATGACCTGCTATACCCAGGCCCTAACCGAACAGCCGCCCAAT GCCCACCATGTTGAGAAGTGCTTGCAGAAGTTGCTCCGTGCCTTGCACAAGGATCGGGCCCATGCTCTGGCACACTACCGCCACCTGTTGAACAGCGGAGGACCGGGTGGCCTGGAGGCTGCCGCTTCGGAGCGTCCCAGGACCCTGGAACGATTAATCGATATCGATAGGGCGGTGAACCAATCGATGACCATGCTGAAACGCTATCCGGAACTATCGGCCAAGATCGCCCAGTTGATGAACGATTATATCCTGGCATTGCGCAGCAAGGACGATATTCCCGGATCGTCGCTGGGCATGAGCGAGGAGGCGGAGGCTGGCATTCTGGACAAGTACCGTGTGGAGATCGAGCGCAAGGTGGCCGAGAAGGAGCGCCTCCGTCTGGCCGAGAAACAGCGCAAGGAGCAGCGGGCCGCCGAGCGGGAGAAGCTGCGCGAGGAGAAGCTCCGCATGGAGGCCAAGAAGGTGGACGATATGCTCAAGTCGCAGGCGGccgagcagcaacagcagcagcagcagtcccAGTCACCATCCCAGACCCCAGCCTCGTCCGCCGCCTCCATCCAGTCGTCGTCCCAGTCGCAGCAGGAGAAGATCCTTAGCAGCAAGGAGGTGGGCATCGATGGTGGAGTCGTCACTGCTGCTAACTTGAATCTGGAGACCACCAAGAGCGAGAAGGAGCTCTCGGACACTGAGTATGCCGAGGCTACTGTTAG CAGCACCAAGGTGCAGACCGTACTGCCGACGGTCGATGATGATGCCGTCCAGCGGGCGGTGGAGGATGTGGCAGCCGCCGTCGCTCATCAGGAGGCCGAGCCGCAGGTGCAGCACTTCATGACCCATGACCTGGGCCACCGCGAATCG AGCTTCTCGCTGCGCCGCGAATTCTCCCATAATGCGCACGCGCCCAAGGAGGGACGCAATGTCTATTTTACGCTCTCCTTTGCCGGCATCGCCCTAATGGCGGCTGTCTTTGTGGGCGTGGCCGTTGCCAAGTGGCGGACATCACGTTCGCCGCACGCCCAGGGCTTCATTGAGGTGGATCAG AATGTGACCACACACCATCCCATCGTGCAGGAGGAGAAGATCGTGCCCAATATGCAGATCAATGGGTACGAGAATCCGACCTACAAATATTTCGAAGTGAAAGAGTAA